The Fimbriimonadaceae bacterium nucleotide sequence ACCTGCGACTTGGAGCACCCCCACTATGCGCTGGACGCCGAGGGCATCCGCATCCTGCCCGGGCGCAGGGCGGAGCTCCGCGACGTGCGCCTCTCCGTGCTCGGCAAGACCGTCATAGGCATCCCGTACTTGGTGGTGCCGCTGGAGCAGCGCAGCGAACGGTACTTGCCGGAAGTGGGGCAGAGCCCCGACGAAGGCTATTACGTGAAGACGCGGTTCGGCTCCCCCTTGCCGGGAGAGAGCTACCTGGACTACCGTGTCGACCTCATGTCCAAGCTTGGCGCGGGTCTGGGCGTGGACTACAACTACAAGGCTGCCGGGCTGGACGGCGTCCTGACCGCGTACCAGCTCACCGGTTCGCGGAAGAGCACGGTGGTCACGAGCCGCCACTCGCAGAAGATCTGGGACGGCCAGCTTAGCGTGAACGGGGCGTTCCAACGCGAGAACTACCTCACCTCGCCCAATTCTACCTTGTGGAACGTGCTTGCCCAATATGCGACTCCGTTCCTAGGGGGCAACTCGCGACTGGGCTATACGCTCACGCGGAGCGAGTCCACGGGCTTCAAATCCGTCTCCCAGTCCACGAGCATCAACGACGATCGCCGGATCGGGCCGCTCAACCAACACCTCGACCTGACCCTGACCCAGTACGACTCGCAATACTCGGGGGGGAACCTCTCCAAATCGGAACGCATCGACTTGCGCTATACCGCGCTCGCCCCGATGCGCTCGCTGGACGCGGACCTGCTCTACCAGCGTGCGATCCCGGTGAGCAGCAGCCAAGACTTCTTCGCTCCGACCGATACCACGCCCATGCTCACGCTGCGGTCCGACGCCGGGCGGCTCATCGATTCCCGGTGGGGCCGGGTTTGGCCGTTCACCTTTGCGGCGTCTATCGGCGAACTGGTGGATGCCTCGAGTCGCGACCGCGTCACCCGGATCAACTTCGAGACGGGGCTGCGCCGTCGCCTGGCCGTTCCCAGGGGACGTTCCGAGGCGAACCTAGGCGTGCAGTTCCGCCAGGGGCTCTATAGCGACGACACCGCGCAGTACGTGATCGCGGGGGACGGCGACTGGCGCTACGGCTTCGCGCGCGATTCCGGGTTGCGGGTGAGCTATCGGTACCTGCGCCCCTTCGGCTTTACGCCGCTCGCCATCGACTCGACGGGCCGGTCTGACGCCTTCAACTTTTCTCTCGACTACCGGGCATCGAAGGCCGTCCTCTTGAGCGGTCAGACGGGCTACGACCTTCTCTCAGCGGACCGTGGCGTCGTCCCTTGGCAGTTTGTCTACCTGCGGGGGCGCTGGAACACGGGGAACAAGCTGGACGCGGGCGTGCAGCTTTCCTACGACACGTTCCGGCAGGTTTGGTCGAACCTCCGGTTCGACACGAACCTGGACTGGGGCGGGACCCGGTTCGTGATGGCCGCGCGCTATGACGCCCAACGATCGACGTGGGCGGGGCTCTCGGCGCAGATCGACGGGTTGCGGCTCGGCAAGATCGGCGCGAACATCTTGGTCGATTACAACGGCTACACCAGCCGCTTCGAAGCCCAGCACTATCAGCTGACTTACGACCTCCACTGCACGGAAGCCGTCTTGGAGGTCATCGACAATTCGGTGGGATTCCGGTCTGGCCGGACGGTCGCGTTCTTCTTCCGGATCAAGGCGCTGCCGATGCAGGACCTCTTCGGCTTTGGGCGTCGCGGCCAGGTGGTGGGCGGCGGGTTTGGGTTCGGCAACTAAACCCGTCGTATACTGCGGCCCATGACCGAGGCGCTTCCCACGCTGGCGTTCGCCTTGTTGGCGACGATGGCGGGGCGGGGCGTCCTTGCCCGCTTCACGCCGCGCCTGGACCCGGCCGAGCAGTGGGGCGTCGGGGGGCTTCTCGGGCTTGCCGTAGTTGGTCTCCTCACCCTCTTCGTCGGCCTCGTCCCGGGCTCGTTGGGATGGTGGCCGCTCGCGGTGTGGCTCGTGCCGATCTTGGTCTCGGCGCGATATTGGAGCGCGCCCGCCCCCTTGCCGCGCCTCGGCTGGCAGGAGACCGCCTCCTGGCTCGTGGTCGGGGTGACGTGCGCGTTTGCGTTCCTGGCCGTTTTGACCCCGAGCGACGCCCGCGACTGGGACACGCTCGCCTACCACCTCGCCGTGCCCAAGATCTGGTTGCACGAGGGCCAGATCGGGTTCGTCCAGAACATCCACCACTCGAACTTCCCGTTCACGATCGATAACCTTTACGTGCTCGGCCTGCGGTGGGGCGGCGAGCCGGGCGCCAAATCCTTCGCCTGGACCTTCCTGCCTCTGGGGGCCTTGGCCCTCTTCGGTCTTGCCCGCCGCTGGTATGGGGGCGCGGCCGGAGGCTGGGCCGCGTTGGCCTTCGCCGCGGTGCCGGTCGTGGCGTGGGAATCGGGCACGGCTTACATCGATGTGGCGCACGGGCTCTTCGCCGGCTTGGCGGTCTGCTATGCCGCTGGCTCGCTGGTGCGCGGCGACGCTTGGGCATGGCCGCTGGCTGGCCTTTGCCTCGGATTCACGCTCGGATCAAAGCACACCGGGCTGCAGGTCGCGCTCGCGCTCGGCGCGGTCACATTGGGCTGGCTCCTGCGGGGGCCGGACGTGCCGCCTTCGGACGAAGGACCGCAAGCCAGGCGTTTCCGGGGCGCGATCTTGGCGGGGGCCTTGGCCCTCGTCCTTGCCTTTCCTTGGTATGCGAAGTCGGTGGCCTATACGGGCAACCCGGTCTATCCCTTCCTGCCCGGCATCTTCGGCGGCCGCGAGTGGGACAAGTGGCGGGCCGACCTCTACGCGGGCGAACAGGCGACCTTCGGGGTGGGGAAGTCCCCGCTACACGTAGGCCACGCGGTCTTCGGCCTTGCTTATAACCCAGGGCGTTACGTGAACCCAGGGCAGACCGAAGGGCGCGGCTTTCCGACTGGTTCGATTGGTTTTGCGGGCCTTTTCGTGGGCCTGCTCTGGCTGGCGCGGGGGCGCGGCCCGGGTGGACTGGCGCTCCGCGAAGGGTTCATCCTCGCGACGCTCGGCGTCCAGTTCGCGATGTGGTTCTTACTCAGCCAGCAAAGCCGCTATCTGACGATCGTCGCGGTGCCGCTCGCCGTCTTGGCCGGAGGCGCGATCGTGCACGGCAGGTGGAAGCAAATGGCGAAGGGTGCGGTCGCGCTCCAGGCTGCGAGCACCCTCGCGATCCTTTGGTTGTGGCAGGTGCCGACGGACTGGCAGGTCGTGACCCAGGGGCGCCAGGCCGAATACCGGAGACGGGCCGTGCCTTTCGCGACCGCGGCCGAGACGATCAATGCCCTGCCCAAAGGCACCAAGGTCGCGCTCTACGACGAGGTCTTCGGCTACTTCCTTGACGTGGGCTACATCTGGGCGAATCCTGGCCACTCCAGTTGGATTCCCTACGAGGCGATGGAGAGCGGCTCGGACTACGCCCGCATGATGCGGGAGAAGGGGTTCACCCACGCATATTTGAACTTCTCGCCGGGAATCGTCGACCCGAAGCTCACGCGGCGCTGGATGGAGGCGGCGGGGCTCGCCCCCGGCGATCCTTACGGCCCGGTCGAAGCGGACCTCATGCATTCCGACCTCAACCTTTGGTGGCGATACTTGACAGCTGACGCGGTGCGCCGAGGGGAACTGCGGCCAATGCAGGCCTTTGGGTCGAACGACGGTCTCCCCCGCGCACTGCTGTTCGAGTTCGCTAGGTAAAACGGGTTTGTGCATTATCGTCGTCTCGGTCGTTCGGGGGTGCGCGTCAGTGAGGTTGCCCTTGGCGGCTGGCTCACCCAGGGCCGCACTTTAGACTCGTCGGCCACGGCCGCCATCGTCAGACACGCGTTTGAACTGGGGGTCAACTTCTTCGATACGGCCGACGTTTACAACCTCGGCGAGGCGGAGAAAGCGCTCGGGCACGCGGTCAAAGACCTGCGACGACGAAACCTCTTCATCGCGACGAAGTGCTACTTCCCGATGAGCGAAGCCCCGAACGACCGGGGCCTGAGCCGAAAGCACATCGTCGAGTCCTGCAACGATTCGCTCAAGCGGCTCGGGCTGGACTACATAGACCTCTACCAGTTCCACCGCCACGACCCGGAATCGCCGATCGAGGAAGTCGTTCGTGCAGTGGACGACCTTGTGCGCCAGGGGAAGGTGCTCTACTGGGGCGTCAGCATGTGGCCGGCGGGCGCGATCGTCGACGCGTGCCGTGTCGCCGAGTCCTGGCGGTGCACCCTTCCCGTGAGCAACCAGCCGGTTTACAACCTCCTCCAGCGCGAGATCGAGAGCGCGGTGATCTCCGCGAGCGAGCAGGCGGGCGTCGGCCAGGTCGTGTTCTCTCCGCTGGCGCAGGGCATCCTCACGGGCAAATACAGGCCGGGCCAACCGCCGCCCGCCGGCAGCCGCGGAGCGGACGACTCATCGAACCAGTTCATGTCAAGGTTCTTGGAAGACGCGGAGTTGGAGCGCATCCAGGCACTTGGGCCGATCATCGAGGAGGCCGGTTGCACTTGGGCCCAGTTCGCACTCGCCTGGTGCCTGCGCCAACAGAACGTGAGCAGCGTCATCGTCGGCGCGAGCCGCCCCGAGCAACTGGACGACAATGTCGCCGCCTCGGGCCTAGCCATAGACCCCGAACTCTTCAAGCGGGCGGAGGCGTGCGTAGCGTGAGCGCCGATTCGCAGGCTCCCTTCCGCCGAGAGATGACGGCGGAGTTCGACCCGGGCGCCGTCTCCGAGACGGAGTTCGAAAAGCGCCGTGGGGTGAACCGGGTCGAGGTGCGCTCTGGCTTCCTGTCGGTGCATGTGAGCGGCTTCGACGCGGGATCGGACCGGGCCATGGCGGTTCTCACGGCCCTGGCGGAAGCGGGGGTCAGCCTCGACTTCCTCAAGCTGACGAGCGGCGGACTCTCGTTCCTCGCGCCCGACGCGGCCGAGTCCGCGATCCGCCGGGCGCTGGAAGGGATCCAGGCGGAACACAAGGTGCGCCCGGGCCTCTCCGTCGTGCTGGTGCACGCGGTGAACATGCGCGACGAGGAAGGACTGATCGCGCGCATCGTCTCCGAGACCATTGCGACGGGAGCAGAGATCGACCACCTGGGCGACATGCACGACCGCGTGCTGATGGTCGTCTCGGCCGAGGACGCCGAAGCCATCCGGGCCCGGCTCGAACCGGAGGGCGCATGAAAATCGTCGTGATGAAGTTCGGCGGGACGAGCGTCAAGACGCGCGAGGCGCGTTCCGCCGCCGCCCTCCGGGTCCTTTCTGCCCGCGAGCAAGGGTTCCATCCGGTGGTGGTCGTGAGTGCGATCGGCCGACGGGGCGAGCCGTACGCGACCGACACCCTTGTCCAGCTCCTGCGCGATGTGGACGCGACCGTGGAGCCGGAGCCGCGCGAAATGGACCTCCTGATGAGCTGTGGCGAGATCCTTTCGAGCGTCGTCTTCTCGCATACCCTGACCGCCCTCGGCCAGCCTGCGATTTCTCTGCGCGGTGGCCAGGCCGGCATCCGCACCGACGGGGTTTATGGGAACGCGCGCATCCTGGGCGTAAACCCGATCGGCATCCACGAGGCCCTCCGCCGAGGGCTGACCCCGGTGGTGTGCGGCTTCCAAGGCGTCTGGACGCAGGGTGGGCTGCCCGGGGCCGAGCTCACGACGTTGGGCCGGGGCGGGTCGGACACGACGGCGGCGGCGCTTGGCGCGGGGCTCAGAGCCGACCGCGTGGAAATCTTTACGGACGTCGACGGCGTCAAGACGGCCGACCCTGACTTCGTGCCGGAGGCGCCGACCCTGCGGAAGGTCACCTATGACGAGGTGGCGGAGATCGCCCACCTGGGCGCGAAAGTCCTGCACCCAAGGGCAGCGGAGATCGCCATGCGGTTCGCCATCCCGCTCTGGGTGAAGAACACCTTTAGCGAGGACGAAGGGACGGAGATCGTGCCGCGCGAGCGCTTCCCGGGACGCCGGGTGACAGGGGTCACCCACTCCGGCAAGCTGGTCCACGTTCAGACCAGCCTCTCTGACCTGGTGCCCGAACACCGACGGCTCTTCGCGGAAAAGCTGTACGACATCCTCGCCCGGCACATGATAAACCTCTTCATGATCGACCTGAGCCCGGGCAGCATCGGCTTCGCCGTTCCCCGAGAACAGTTCGCCGACTTCAGGAGCGTTTGCGATGGACTTGTCATTCCTTTGGTGGACAAAGAAACTGCAATCTATGTGCTCCAGGTAGGCACGAATCCTAGCCACGGTGTGCAGAGCCAAATGGAACTTTTGCGCGGCTTTGGTCGACAAACGACCGTGCGGATGCACATCGAGGAAGGTTGTACTATGGTCTCACTGGTCGGGCATGATTACATGCAGCAACCGGGGGTCTTCCTTCGGGTCCTCACCACCTTGCAGGGCGAGCAGATTCCCGTGCTTCAAACTTCGGACAGCGACTTCTCGATTAGTTGCCTGATCCCGGAGTCGGAGTTGAGGAAGGCGGTGACAACATTGCACGATTCCTTCGGGCTTAAGGAGGCGCGGTGATGTACCAGTTGCCCCCGGACCGGCCCGCAATCATGGGCATCCTCAACGTGACCCCGGACAGCTTCAGCGACGGGGGCAACTATTTGTCCCCTCGCGACGCCGTCTGCCGCGCAGAAACCATGGTCGAGGAGGGGGCGGAGATCATCGATGTCGGCGGAGAATCGACGCGGCCCGGGGCCGATCCCGTCCCCCTGGACGAAGAATTGCGGCGCGTCGTGCCCGTGGTCGAGGAACTGTCGAGCCGGGGCTATGTCGTTTCGATCGACACCTCCAAGCCCGCGGTGGCGGCCCGTTGCCTGGAAGCCGGCGCGAAGGTCGTCAACGACGTGACAGCCCTCCGGAACGCGGATATGGTGGACGTGTGCCGCGAGTGGGGTTGCCCGGCCATCCTCATGCATATGCAAGGCGAGCCTCGGACCATGCAGGAGTCGCCCTCCTATCAAGATGTGGTCACGGAGGTCGGCGAGTTCTTGGGCAGCCGGGCTCGGGCCGTGATCGAGAGCGGGCTGAAGGAAGAGCAGATCTGGATCGACCCCGGGTTTGGGTTCGGCAAGACTTATGAGCACAACCTCCAACTGATGCGGGGCCTGGACTGGCTCTCTAAGAAGGGCTATCCGCTGGTCGTTGGCCTGAGCCGTAAGCGGTGGATCGGAACGGCGACAGGGCAGGAAGCCCACCACGACCGGTTATGGGGCACGCTGGCCGCCCAAGTCCTGGCCGTGGCGGCCGGGGCACGGGTCGTGCGTTGCCATGATGTTGCGCCAGCGGTCCATGCCCTGCGGCTCGTGAACGAAGTTTTAGCCCCCGTGAAGGATCGCCAGCAGGCCCATTCCGCATAAAGAGCCGTGCCATCCCGTAGGCTTGCGGGCAGGAGCCGAAAACCGGCCATGGTAAGCTAAATCTCATGGCCGGAAAAGTTCTGGTGACTGGGGCAGGCGGTTTTATCGGCGGTCACCTGGTCGACTACCTTCATAAAGAGCACGGCGCAGAGCACGTCGTCGCCGTGGACAAGAAGCCGTTCGACGAGTGGTACCAGGTTCACCCGTACGCCGAGAACAAGATCCTCGACCTCCAAGAGTTGCCGGCTTGCCAAGAGTCGGTCCAGGGCGTCGAAACGGTCTACAACCTCGCGGCCGATATGGGCGGCATGGGCTTCATCGAGAACAACAAGGCCCTCTGCATGATCAGCGTGCTGATCAACACCCACATGCTGATGGCCGCCAAGGACGCTGGCGTCCAGAACTTCTTCTACAGCTCTTCGGCCTGCGTCTATGCCGCGGACAAGCAGACCACCGTCGACAACCCCGGTTTGAAGGAAGAAGACGCCTACCCGGCGATGGCCGAGGACGGCTACGGTTGGGAGAAGCTTTTTAGTGAGCGGATGTGCCGCCACTTCCGCGAGGACTTCGGCCTGCGCACCCGCGTGGCCCGGTTCCACAACGTCTACGGCCCTTGGGGCACCTATGACGGCGGCCGCGAGAAAGCCCCCGCCGCAATGTGCCGCAAGGTCATCCAGGCCAAGCTTTCCGGTGACCACAGCATCGAGATCTGGGGCGACGGGCAACAGACCCGCAGCTTCATGTACATCGACGATTGCACCTACGGCTGCTGGCGGATCATGACCAGCGACATCCTTGAGCCGATCAATCTGGGCAGCGCCGAGATGGTCTCGATCAACCAACTCGTCGACATGGTCGAGGACATCGCCGGGATCAAGCTGGACCGCCGGTACAACCTCGACGCGCCGAAGGGCGTTCGGGGCCGCAGCAGCGACAACACCCTGATCAAGCAACTCATGGGCTGGGAGCCCTCCATCTCGCTCCGCACGGGAATGGAGAAGACCTACGCCTGGATCTATGACCAGATGACTTCTAAAGTCCCGGCATAGGAAACCGATAAATCCATACAATTGGGGGCCTGTCAATAAAGACAGGCCCTTTTGCTGAGAGACCATGCGAATCCTCGTCCACGATTTCTCCGGGCACCCGTTCCAGGTGGAACTGAGCCGATCCCTCGCCCGCCGCGGGCACGAGACCGTCCATGCGTTCTCCAGCTCGTTCCTCACGCCAAAAGGGGCGCTTGCCCGCCGCGAGGACGACCCAGCCATGTTCCAAAGCTTTCCCATCACCCTGCCCGGCGGCTTCGACAAGACGGACATGAGGAAGCGTCGCCAGGCCGACATCGAGCACGGACGAAGGGCCGTGGCCAAGATCGAGGAGATGCGGCCCGACATTGTTCTCTGTGCGAACACCCCTCTCGACGCGCTTGTCCCGATGCAGAAGGCCACCCACCGCGTCGGGGGCAAGTTCGTCTTCTGGGTGCAAGACCTAATCGGCGAAGCGGTGAAGCGTCTGCTCGGCGCGAAGATCCCGGTCGTCGGGGGCCTCGTAGGGGACTACTACATCAACATGGAGAAGACCGCCCTGCGGAAGAGCGACGCGGTCGTCGTGATCTCCGAAGACTTCCGCCCGTTCATCCCGGCCGAGCCATCGCGCGTCCATGTGATTGAGAACTGGGCGCCTTTGGCCGATATGCCCGTCCGCGACCGGAAGAACCCCTGGGGCGCCAAGCACGGCCTTGCGGACACGACGAACGTGCTCTATAGCGGCACGCTCGGCATGAAGCACAACCCCGAACTTCTCATCCAGCTTGCGCTGCGGGCGCAAGAGCAGCCGGACGTGCGGGTGATCGTTGTTTCCGAGGGGGCGAGCGTGGAGTTTCTAAAGAAGCGCATCGGGGAGACCGGACTGAAGAACGTGGTCTTGCTGCCTTTCCAGCCCTTCGAGGACATGCCGGACATGCTGGGGACCGCCGACGTGTTGGTCGCGATCCTGGAGCCGGACGCGGGGGTCTTTTCGGTGCCTTCGAAAGTCTTGACCTACCTCTGCGCCGCCCGCGCGCTCCTGCTGGCGGTGCCGCCCGAGAACCTTGCCGCGAGGATCGTTAAGGAGAACAATGCCGGATTCGTCGTCAGTCCCCTGGACCAAGATGGCTTCGTCGCAGCCTCGCAGGAGCTGCTCTCGGACCGCGCGGGGCGCGAGGCAAAGGGCTTGAACGCCCGTGCCTATGCCGAACGAACGTTCGACATCGAACGGATCACGGACCTGTTCGAGAAGGTGCTCACACCGTTGTCTCCTTCCAGCGCCCGATTCTGAAGAGCCAGATCGCGGCGAGCCCGTGGATCGCCTGCGAGACCGACATCGCGAGCCAGCAGCCCTCCGCGCCCATAGCGAGTCCGAATGGAAGGGCGAAGACGAAGGCCATCGGCACGCGCAGCCCCCACATGGACAGCAGCGTCAACCAGAACGGGCCGCGCGTCTCGCCCGCGCCCTGCATCGCGCCGACCATAACCGCGCCATAGCCAAAGAGCGTCTCCGTCGCCCCGACGTAAATGAGGAAGCTGGCGACCAGCTTCGCGACTTCGGGTTGG carries:
- a CDS encoding NAD-dependent epimerase/dehydratase family protein, with translation MAGKVLVTGAGGFIGGHLVDYLHKEHGAEHVVAVDKKPFDEWYQVHPYAENKILDLQELPACQESVQGVETVYNLAADMGGMGFIENNKALCMISVLINTHMLMAAKDAGVQNFFYSSSACVYAADKQTTVDNPGLKEEDAYPAMAEDGYGWEKLFSERMCRHFREDFGLRTRVARFHNVYGPWGTYDGGREKAPAAMCRKVIQAKLSGDHSIEIWGDGQQTRSFMYIDDCTYGCWRIMTSDILEPINLGSAEMVSINQLVDMVEDIAGIKLDRRYNLDAPKGVRGRSSDNTLIKQLMGWEPSISLRTGMEKTYAWIYDQMTSKVPA
- a CDS encoding glycosyltransferase family 4 protein, giving the protein MRILVHDFSGHPFQVELSRSLARRGHETVHAFSSSFLTPKGALARREDDPAMFQSFPITLPGGFDKTDMRKRRQADIEHGRRAVAKIEEMRPDIVLCANTPLDALVPMQKATHRVGGKFVFWVQDLIGEAVKRLLGAKIPVVGGLVGDYYINMEKTALRKSDAVVVISEDFRPFIPAEPSRVHVIENWAPLADMPVRDRKNPWGAKHGLADTTNVLYSGTLGMKHNPELLIQLALRAQEQPDVRVIVVSEGASVEFLKKRIGETGLKNVVLLPFQPFEDMPDMLGTADVLVAILEPDAGVFSVPSKVLTYLCAARALLLAVPPENLAARIVKENNAGFVVSPLDQDGFVAASQELLSDRAGREAKGLNARAYAERTFDIERITDLFEKVLTPLSPSSARF
- a CDS encoding aldo/keto reductase family protein gives rise to the protein MHYRRLGRSGVRVSEVALGGWLTQGRTLDSSATAAIVRHAFELGVNFFDTADVYNLGEAEKALGHAVKDLRRRNLFIATKCYFPMSEAPNDRGLSRKHIVESCNDSLKRLGLDYIDLYQFHRHDPESPIEEVVRAVDDLVRQGKVLYWGVSMWPAGAIVDACRVAESWRCTLPVSNQPVYNLLQREIESAVISASEQAGVGQVVFSPLAQGILTGKYRPGQPPPAGSRGADDSSNQFMSRFLEDAELERIQALGPIIEEAGCTWAQFALAWCLRQQNVSSVIVGASRPEQLDDNVAASGLAIDPELFKRAEACVA
- a CDS encoding LPS-assembly protein LptD — encoded protein: MRLWRAAAACLLLLATAPSFGQTNIFPGLSRALRSLPTRDARELPEPKPRGEETFKVRGARTARTRGDVTVLEGDVWASYKGYELRGDRVTFDRVSEIGTLEGNAKLDGDSETVTGESITVDFKQRTFAFTNSRARLEPDAVQKRTTGEIYLRGDGGGGRQRDFTVRDGSFTTCDLEHPHYALDAEGIRILPGRRAELRDVRLSVLGKTVIGIPYLVVPLEQRSERYLPEVGQSPDEGYYVKTRFGSPLPGESYLDYRVDLMSKLGAGLGVDYNYKAAGLDGVLTAYQLTGSRKSTVVTSRHSQKIWDGQLSVNGAFQRENYLTSPNSTLWNVLAQYATPFLGGNSRLGYTLTRSESTGFKSVSQSTSINDDRRIGPLNQHLDLTLTQYDSQYSGGNLSKSERIDLRYTALAPMRSLDADLLYQRAIPVSSSQDFFAPTDTTPMLTLRSDAGRLIDSRWGRVWPFTFAASIGELVDASSRDRVTRINFETGLRRRLAVPRGRSEANLGVQFRQGLYSDDTAQYVIAGDGDWRYGFARDSGLRVSYRYLRPFGFTPLAIDSTGRSDAFNFSLDYRASKAVLLSGQTGYDLLSADRGVVPWQFVYLRGRWNTGNKLDAGVQLSYDTFRQVWSNLRFDTNLDWGGTRFVMAARYDAQRSTWAGLSAQIDGLRLGKIGANILVDYNGYTSRFEAQHYQLTYDLHCTEAVLEVIDNSVGFRSGRTVAFFFRIKALPMQDLFGFGRRGQVVGGGFGFGN
- the folP gene encoding dihydropteroate synthase, encoding MYQLPPDRPAIMGILNVTPDSFSDGGNYLSPRDAVCRAETMVEEGAEIIDVGGESTRPGADPVPLDEELRRVVPVVEELSSRGYVVSIDTSKPAVAARCLEAGAKVVNDVTALRNADMVDVCREWGCPAILMHMQGEPRTMQESPSYQDVVTEVGEFLGSRARAVIESGLKEEQIWIDPGFGFGKTYEHNLQLMRGLDWLSKKGYPLVVGLSRKRWIGTATGQEAHHDRLWGTLAAQVLAVAAGARVVRCHDVAPAVHALRLVNEVLAPVKDRQQAHSA
- a CDS encoding aspartate kinase gives rise to the protein MKIVVMKFGGTSVKTREARSAAALRVLSAREQGFHPVVVVSAIGRRGEPYATDTLVQLLRDVDATVEPEPREMDLLMSCGEILSSVVFSHTLTALGQPAISLRGGQAGIRTDGVYGNARILGVNPIGIHEALRRGLTPVVCGFQGVWTQGGLPGAELTTLGRGGSDTTAAALGAGLRADRVEIFTDVDGVKTADPDFVPEAPTLRKVTYDEVAEIAHLGAKVLHPRAAEIAMRFAIPLWVKNTFSEDEGTEIVPRERFPGRRVTGVTHSGKLVHVQTSLSDLVPEHRRLFAEKLYDILARHMINLFMIDLSPGSIGFAVPREQFADFRSVCDGLVIPLVDKETAIYVLQVGTNPSHGVQSQMELLRGFGRQTTVRMHIEEGCTMVSLVGHDYMQQPGVFLRVLTTLQGEQIPVLQTSDSDFSISCLIPESELRKAVTTLHDSFGLKEAR